One SAR86 cluster bacterium genomic window carries:
- the ileS gene encoding isoleucine--tRNA ligase — MSNEKDQKLNLPKTSIPMKANLNQREPEFLKEWDKRNVYKKIRKNKKGKKAFHLHDGPPYANGEIHLGHAVNKVLKDIIIRSKSLEGFDSPYIPGWDCHGLPIEHQVEKKLGKKRKEISKSEFRDLCREYAKTQIKLQEKDFVRLGVFGDWKNRYASLDQSFEGEAINAFSRIFHNGHVEKGFKPVHWCLDCGSSLAEAEVDYLDKTSRAIDVKFRIDKTLEEKFIKQNKLPEHSKVFAVIWTTTPWTIPGNQAVCLNKDIEYSLVEVAKNEIYIIASELVKTCFDRWSSEDFKIIKKMKGNDLDGLHFIHPLYNRTSPLLFSEHVTTDTGTGCVHSAPAHGPEDFETCSENGIELKNPISSNGCFKDDVKHFGGLHVRKSEEEIIKKLKETDSLLCNEDFQHSYPHCWRHKTPLIFMATPQWFISMTKSGLLEGAEHGIDNVEFTPAWGKERMQIMLKDRPDWCISRQRDWGIPIPLIFDKETGEPTNDIEKVFNKASEQIKEKGIDAWKEFDFGEDKEKYEKSNDIFDVWFDSGITHHCVMNELYGNDVKADLYLEGSDQHRGWFQSSLLTSVAMNGTPPYKGVLTHGFVVDEDGRKMSKSIGNVVGPQEIINNSGADTLRFWIAATDFRGEMAFSKDIFNRSVDGFRRIRNTMRFMISNLYDYDQNDQVTKVLFLDKAIISKTAKLQNEIRELYKEFNFHQVVSKIVNFCVNDLGSLYLDVIKDRLYTMQPESEGRRSAQYALAIVLDFLNKAISPILPFTAYEFSENLSNGNGDKIFYSEWEEYENRLNKVEEEEFELLVQLRQRAYQEIEEERKKKDIKNALDCDLEITLEKELFDKISKYSDEMNKILICSSCSIFLGKSEQILVKKSVNEKCTRCWHKVEELENGICKRCINNMSGEGEVRRFF, encoded by the coding sequence ATGAGTAACGAAAAAGATCAGAAATTAAATCTGCCTAAAACATCAATTCCTATGAAGGCTAATCTCAATCAACGAGAGCCTGAATTTTTAAAAGAATGGGATAAGCGGAATGTATATAAAAAAATCAGAAAAAATAAAAAAGGAAAAAAAGCTTTTCACCTTCATGATGGCCCACCATATGCAAATGGAGAAATTCATCTTGGACATGCTGTCAATAAGGTTTTAAAAGATATTATTATTCGTTCAAAATCTTTAGAGGGTTTTGATTCCCCCTATATTCCAGGTTGGGATTGTCATGGACTTCCTATTGAGCATCAGGTTGAAAAAAAATTAGGAAAAAAAAGAAAGGAAATAAGTAAGTCTGAATTTAGAGACTTATGTAGGGAATACGCAAAAACACAGATTAAACTTCAAGAGAAAGATTTTGTCAGATTAGGTGTATTTGGAGATTGGAAGAATAGATATGCTTCGCTGGATCAATCCTTTGAAGGAGAGGCTATCAATGCTTTCTCAAGAATCTTTCATAATGGCCATGTTGAAAAGGGTTTCAAACCTGTCCATTGGTGTCTAGATTGCGGATCCTCCTTGGCTGAAGCGGAGGTTGATTACTTAGATAAAACATCAAGAGCTATTGATGTTAAATTTCGCATTGATAAGACTTTAGAGGAAAAATTCATAAAACAGAATAAATTGCCAGAACATAGTAAAGTTTTTGCAGTAATTTGGACAACTACACCATGGACTATTCCAGGCAATCAAGCAGTATGCCTTAATAAAGATATTGAATATTCTTTGGTAGAAGTTGCTAAAAATGAGATTTATATAATTGCATCTGAACTTGTTAAAACTTGTTTTGATAGATGGAGTTCGGAAGATTTTAAAATAATCAAAAAAATGAAAGGTAATGATTTAGACGGACTGCATTTCATTCATCCTCTCTATAATAGAACATCACCATTATTATTCAGCGAACACGTTACAACTGATACTGGAACTGGATGTGTTCACTCTGCTCCTGCACATGGCCCTGAAGATTTTGAGACGTGCTCTGAGAATGGAATTGAATTAAAAAATCCAATCTCATCAAATGGTTGTTTTAAAGATGATGTTAAACATTTTGGTGGACTGCATGTAAGAAAATCAGAAGAGGAAATTATCAAAAAGTTGAAAGAAACCGATTCCCTATTATGTAATGAAGATTTTCAGCATAGCTATCCGCATTGCTGGAGACATAAAACACCATTAATTTTTATGGCAACACCTCAATGGTTTATTTCAATGACTAAATCAGGACTATTGGAGGGGGCTGAACATGGGATTGATAATGTTGAATTTACTCCTGCTTGGGGGAAAGAAAGAATGCAAATAATGCTTAAAGATAGACCAGACTGGTGTATTTCAAGACAGAGAGATTGGGGAATACCAATACCATTAATTTTTGATAAAGAAACAGGAGAACCAACAAATGATATTGAAAAAGTCTTTAACAAAGCATCTGAACAAATTAAAGAAAAAGGAATCGACGCATGGAAAGAATTTGACTTTGGAGAAGACAAAGAAAAGTACGAGAAGTCTAATGATATTTTTGATGTCTGGTTTGATTCCGGAATAACCCATCATTGTGTAATGAATGAGCTTTATGGTAATGATGTAAAGGCTGATTTATATCTTGAGGGGAGCGATCAACATCGTGGGTGGTTTCAGTCATCCTTGCTTACATCTGTAGCTATGAATGGAACTCCACCATACAAAGGCGTATTAACTCATGGATTTGTAGTAGATGAAGATGGTAGAAAGATGTCAAAATCAATTGGAAATGTTGTTGGGCCCCAGGAAATAATAAATAATTCTGGCGCAGATACATTACGCTTCTGGATAGCTGCTACAGACTTTAGAGGTGAAATGGCTTTTTCAAAAGATATCTTTAATAGATCAGTAGATGGGTTCAGGAGAATAAGAAATACAATGCGTTTTATGATATCGAATCTCTATGATTATGATCAAAATGATCAAGTAACAAAAGTATTATTTCTTGATAAAGCGATAATTTCAAAAACAGCAAAATTACAAAACGAAATAAGAGAATTATATAAAGAATTTAATTTCCATCAGGTCGTATCAAAAATTGTAAATTTTTGTGTGAATGATTTAGGTTCCTTATATCTAGATGTTATTAAAGATAGGCTGTATACAATGCAGCCTGAATCGGAAGGAAGAAGATCTGCTCAATATGCGCTTGCAATAGTTTTAGATTTTCTGAATAAAGCTATTAGTCCAATACTTCCCTTCACAGCATATGAATTTTCTGAGAATTTATCTAATGGAAATGGAGATAAAATCTTTTACTCAGAATGGGAAGAGTATGAAAATAGACTTAATAAAGTGGAAGAGGAGGAATTTGAGCTTCTGGTACAGCTTAGGCAAAGAGCATATCAGGAAATTGAAGAGGAAAGGAAAAAGAAAGATATAAAAAATGCATTAGATTGTGATTTAGAAATTACACTGGAAAAGGAATTATTCGACAAAATATCAAAATATTCTGATGAGATGAATAAAATTCTAATATGCTCAAGTTGCTCAATTTTTCTTGGCAAATCAGAGCAAATTTTGGTAAAAAAATCTGTCAATGAAAAATGTACTCGTTGTTGGCATAAAGTAGAAGAATTAGAAAATGGAATCTGTAAGAGATGTATTAATAATATGTCAGGAGAGGGAGAGGTAAGGAGATTTTTCTAA
- the lspA gene encoding signal peptidase II has product MKDFSLIAILTSIDIYLKYFFSTFTLKPYSFLPFLDLYITENRGIALSMLDDLNDEMQFVLTLTIFFVLVFLISQYFRSEGRFQKFAIIIIFAGGLGNFLERIYHGYVTDYLHLHINNYSLFVFNFADALITLGAIIIVFTIVNNNEKRTT; this is encoded by the coding sequence TTGAAAGATTTTTCTCTTATTGCAATACTTACTTCAATAGATATTTACCTTAAATACTTCTTTTCAACATTTACATTGAAACCTTACTCTTTTCTTCCTTTCCTTGATCTTTATATAACTGAAAATAGAGGTATTGCCCTGAGCATGCTTGATGATTTAAATGATGAGATGCAATTTGTTTTAACTTTGACAATTTTTTTTGTACTAGTTTTTTTAATTTCACAATACTTCAGAAGTGAAGGCAGATTCCAAAAATTTGCAATCATTATTATATTTGCAGGAGGTTTAGGTAATTTTCTAGAAAGAATATATCACGGATATGTTACTGATTATCTACATTTACATATCAATAATTATTCATTATTCGTTTTTAATTTTGCTGATGCCCTTATAACATTAGGAGCTATAATCATTGTTTTTACTATAGTCAACAATAATGAAAAAAGAACTACATAA
- the ispH gene encoding 4-hydroxy-3-methylbut-2-enyl diphosphate reductase, giving the protein MKKELHKEIVLANPRGFCAGVDRAIDIVEKSLDKFKEPVYVRHQVVHNKKVVEDLEKKGVKFVKEVSEIPDNAVAIFSAHGVSQKVEDEAKNRNFMYFDATCPLVTKVHLEVQKHAQKGRDIILIGHKGHPEVIGTLGRHPSNSNTKIYLVENNNDIKKLEISSPEVAYVTQTTLSVDETRELINSLKEKFPGIIGPSADDICYATQNRQDAVKQLSLECQIVLVIGSQTSSNSNRLKELAEKCGTKSFLIDDKTDIDLNSLKEATSVGITAGASAPEEIVQEVISFLVPLGFKTVRNLSENNENMTFKLPKELTS; this is encoded by the coding sequence ATGAAAAAAGAACTACATAAAGAGATTGTCTTAGCAAATCCAAGAGGTTTTTGTGCAGGCGTTGATAGGGCAATTGATATTGTAGAAAAATCCTTGGACAAATTTAAAGAGCCAGTATACGTAAGACATCAAGTTGTACATAACAAAAAGGTAGTTGAAGACTTAGAGAAAAAGGGTGTTAAATTTGTAAAAGAAGTTTCAGAAATTCCTGACAATGCAGTTGCAATATTTAGTGCACATGGAGTAAGTCAAAAAGTTGAGGATGAAGCCAAAAATAGAAATTTCATGTATTTTGATGCCACTTGTCCTCTAGTGACTAAAGTTCATTTAGAAGTACAAAAACATGCTCAAAAGGGTAGAGATATCATTTTAATTGGACATAAAGGACACCCTGAAGTAATAGGTACATTAGGCAGACATCCATCTAATTCAAATACAAAAATTTATCTTGTAGAAAATAATAATGATATTAAAAAATTAGAGATAAGTTCTCCTGAAGTTGCTTATGTAACACAAACAACACTTTCTGTAGATGAGACAAGGGAATTAATTAATTCTTTGAAAGAAAAATTTCCAGGCATTATTGGTCCGAGTGCTGATGATATTTGTTACGCAACACAAAATCGACAAGATGCAGTGAAACAATTGTCGCTTGAATGTCAGATTGTGCTTGTTATAGGATCTCAGACAAGTTCTAATTCGAATAGATTAAAAGAGTTGGCTGAAAAATGTGGTACTAAATCATTTCTAATTGACGATAAAACAGATATAGATTTAAATTCTTTAAAAGAAGCTACCTCTGTTGGAATTACTGCTGGAGCCTCAGCGCCAGAGGAAATTGTTCAAGAAGTAATTTCATTTCTTGTTCCCTTAGGATTTAAAACAGTAAGAAATTTGTCAGAAAATAACGAAAATATGACCTTTAAATTGCCAAAGGAATTAACATCATGA
- a CDS encoding FAD-dependent oxidoreductase: MKKNVAVIGAGVLGVNTAYFLAKKNQNVTVFDTHKYAGMETSYSNGAQISVCNSETWTQWDNVKKGIQWIFKDDAPLLFNPMPNLFRPYDTYSKYMWMINFFITTALGKYKKNSENAFAISLKSRDLYFKIADEEGIEFDLMKKGIIHFYNSKREFEIAASKKDWIEAMGCEWEIVDRDQIFEIEPALKNNHKIIGGVYTKSDATGDIHKYCFELAKVLEKKYGVDFKFSETIKDIKKSNKPILQTNKSEYEFDDIILCTGVETERFRRKFGDSFRIYPVKGYSVTVDLEDDKSRESAPFVSLLDDPSKLVASRLGNRLRVAGTAELAGYNKDIRSNRIKPLLNWINELFPEVNTKNYLPWTGLRPMSSDMVPIIRESKRKNVFYNSGHGHLGWTMGTYSGKLAADLVDQ; this comes from the coding sequence ATGAAAAAAAATGTTGCAGTTATAGGCGCAGGAGTTTTAGGAGTGAATACTGCCTATTTTTTGGCAAAGAAAAATCAAAATGTAACTGTTTTTGATACACATAAATATGCTGGAATGGAAACAAGTTACTCTAATGGCGCACAAATAAGTGTTTGCAATTCAGAAACATGGACTCAGTGGGATAATGTAAAAAAAGGCATACAGTGGATTTTCAAGGATGATGCACCGTTATTATTTAATCCAATGCCTAACCTGTTTAGACCTTATGACACATATTCAAAATATATGTGGATGATTAATTTCTTCATTACTACAGCACTAGGAAAATACAAAAAAAATTCTGAGAACGCATTTGCAATATCCTTAAAATCTAGAGACCTTTATTTCAAAATTGCCGATGAAGAGGGAATTGAATTTGATCTGATGAAAAAGGGAATTATTCATTTTTATAACTCAAAAAGAGAGTTCGAAATCGCTGCTTCAAAAAAAGACTGGATTGAAGCAATGGGCTGTGAATGGGAAATAGTTGATCGTGACCAAATCTTTGAAATTGAGCCAGCTTTAAAAAACAACCACAAAATAATTGGTGGTGTTTACACAAAATCAGATGCTACTGGAGACATTCATAAATATTGCTTTGAATTGGCCAAAGTATTAGAGAAAAAATATGGAGTAGATTTTAAATTTTCTGAAACCATTAAAGATATTAAAAAATCAAATAAGCCCATATTGCAAACAAATAAGAGCGAATATGAGTTTGATGACATAATTTTATGTACAGGGGTTGAAACTGAGAGATTTAGAAGAAAATTTGGTGATTCTTTTAGAATTTATCCTGTAAAGGGCTACTCAGTTACCGTAGATTTAGAAGATGACAAATCTAGAGAATCTGCACCATTTGTTTCACTTTTAGATGACCCAAGCAAGCTTGTAGCTTCAAGACTTGGTAATAGACTAAGAGTTGCAGGCACCGCAGAGCTTGCAGGCTATAACAAAGATATTAGAAGTAATCGAATTAAACCTCTATTAAATTGGATCAATGAGCTTTTTCCAGAGGTTAATACAAAAAATTATCTTCCGTGGACTGGATTAAGGCCAATGTCTTCTGATATGGTACCGATTATTAGAGAATCTAAGAGAAAAAATGTTTTTTATAATTCTGGTCATGGTCATTTAGGTTGGACTATGGGAACGTACTCCGGAAAACTTGCGGCAGATCTTGTCGATCAGTAA
- the ampD gene encoding 1,6-anhydro-N-acetylmuramyl-L-alanine amidase AmpD produces the protein MRISDSFFVDAKKILSPNFSEREKNIDLIVLHSISLPEGEYDNDNVEDLFMNKLNFDLHSSFQDLRNVKVSAHLYIKRDGTIIQFVPFNKCAWHAGESIFKGRKNCNEFSIGIEIQGKVDEEYTREQYENLKKIVDALKKFFQLDDVVAHSEISPERKKDPGPLFDWSKLDEN, from the coding sequence ATGAGAATAAGTGATTCTTTTTTTGTTGATGCAAAGAAAATTCTTTCACCAAACTTTTCTGAGCGTGAGAAGAATATTGATTTAATAGTTCTGCACTCAATCAGCCTTCCAGAGGGTGAATATGATAACGACAATGTGGAGGACCTTTTTATGAATAAATTGAATTTTGACTTACATAGCTCTTTCCAAGATTTAAGAAATGTAAAAGTCTCTGCTCATTTATACATAAAAAGAGATGGCACAATAATACAATTTGTTCCCTTTAATAAGTGTGCTTGGCACGCAGGTGAATCGATATTTAAAGGACGAAAAAATTGCAATGAGTTTTCTATAGGAATAGAAATTCAAGGTAAAGTTGACGAAGAATATACTAGAGAGCAATACGAAAACCTTAAAAAAATAGTAGATGCTCTGAAAAAATTTTTTCAACTTGATGATGTTGTAGCACACTCAGAAATTTCGCCTGAAAGAAAAAAAGATCCGGGGCCATTATTCGACTGGAGTAAATTAGATGAAAACTAA
- a CDS encoding VanZ family protein — protein MKTNLSQFNFIFLGISAAIPTFALGIPFGLWLLSAGVSKETFGLITVSSLIVALNFLWSPFINNIKIPVLHKLLGLRRSWLLLSQVSLSILLFTLSILDPLQNITLIVFIACLIYFFSSVQDIALDAYRVEYDKFSSPENLSTIYQLGYKIGAFLVGAQVYSLIGEDNWSFVYFYLAFLMLILPFFTLISKKVDELNLNQSTLTAFKEAFKNLFQKNNVVVLLILIGVYKISDIVLGPMAAALYKETALDDPSFLEMKSYFNFIATFVGAGIALLSIKYLKINISMLLGAILVLSTNILFSYLYLNPSYLNFISINFLDTIAQSFTAVCFITFLVDLIDRKFTAIQYAFLASLVIVPGTIIKGSSGFILEGFGYYNFFILMGVLAIPSVCLCYLLPRNLELNFENIMKIISIALALSIFLISIYNFDQNFSNLDDKLLHVLMYVLLAAITFTASKKTNLYILFAVLILIGVATEATQMIFGLRNFEYMDIIANSLGVLIGFVFYYISKKYLKKTQ, from the coding sequence ATGAAAACTAATTTATCACAGTTCAATTTTATCTTTCTAGGTATATCTGCAGCAATTCCTACCTTTGCTCTTGGAATACCATTTGGTCTATGGCTGCTTTCAGCTGGGGTAAGTAAAGAAACGTTTGGTTTAATTACAGTCTCATCCTTAATTGTTGCATTAAATTTTTTGTGGTCTCCATTCATAAACAATATAAAGATTCCTGTACTTCATAAATTGCTTGGTTTGAGAAGATCTTGGCTTTTACTTTCACAGGTTTCTCTATCAATATTGCTATTTACTCTGTCTATTCTTGACCCTTTGCAAAACATTACCTTAATAGTTTTTATTGCATGCTTGATTTACTTCTTCTCATCAGTTCAAGATATTGCTCTTGATGCTTATAGGGTTGAATATGACAAGTTCTCTAGCCCTGAAAATCTCTCAACAATCTATCAATTGGGCTACAAAATTGGAGCTTTCTTAGTTGGCGCACAAGTATATTCGCTAATTGGTGAAGATAATTGGAGTTTTGTATATTTTTACTTAGCATTTTTAATGTTAATTCTGCCCTTTTTTACCTTGATATCAAAAAAAGTAGATGAATTAAATTTAAATCAATCGACATTAACAGCATTCAAGGAAGCTTTTAAAAATTTATTCCAGAAAAATAATGTTGTGGTTCTATTAATTTTGATAGGAGTTTATAAAATTTCCGACATAGTTCTAGGTCCGATGGCTGCTGCACTTTACAAAGAAACTGCACTGGATGATCCCAGCTTTCTCGAGATGAAGAGTTATTTTAATTTCATTGCCACATTTGTTGGTGCGGGTATAGCATTGTTGAGTATTAAATACCTCAAAATTAATATCTCAATGCTTTTAGGAGCAATATTGGTTTTATCTACAAACATACTTTTTTCTTATTTATATCTAAATCCGAGTTACTTGAATTTTATTTCAATTAATTTTTTAGATACTATCGCTCAATCATTTACAGCAGTTTGTTTTATAACATTTCTTGTTGATCTGATTGATCGTAAATTCACTGCTATACAATATGCATTCTTGGCTTCTCTTGTAATTGTTCCTGGAACAATTATTAAAGGTTCCTCAGGCTTCATTCTTGAGGGTTTTGGTTATTATAATTTTTTCATATTGATGGGTGTTTTAGCGATTCCATCTGTTTGTCTTTGTTATTTGCTCCCTAGAAATTTAGAGCTAAATTTTGAAAATATTATGAAAATTATTTCAATAGCCTTAGCACTCTCTATATTTTTAATTTCTATTTATAATTTTGACCAAAATTTCTCTAACCTTGATGATAAGCTTTTGCATGTATTGATGTATGTACTTTTAGCTGCAATAACTTTTACAGCAAGTAAAAAAACAAATTTATACATTTTATTTGCCGTTCTAATACTCATTGGAGTTGCCACAGAAGCTACACAAATGATTTTCGGTTTGAGGAATTTCGAGTATATGGATATAATAGCCAACTCTTTAGGTGTTTTAATAGGATTTGTTTTTTATTATATTTCTAAGAAGTACTTGAAAAAAACTCAATAA
- a CDS encoding co-chaperone GroES, with protein sequence MKIRPLQDRVVVKRQDEETTSAGGIVLPGSATEKPQQGEVVAVGPGKKSEDGKVSPVDLKVGDHVVFGQYGGNTVKIDGEEYLIMNESEIYGVVE encoded by the coding sequence ATGAAAATAAGACCATTACAAGACAGAGTTGTAGTCAAAAGACAAGATGAAGAAACAACTTCAGCAGGAGGTATAGTGCTTCCTGGTTCTGCTACTGAGAAGCCTCAACAAGGTGAGGTAGTGGCCGTTGGTCCTGGAAAGAAATCTGAGGATGGAAAAGTGAGCCCAGTCGATTTAAAAGTTGGCGACCACGTTGTTTTTGGACAGTATGGTGGAAATACTGTGAAAATTGATGGGGAAGAATACCTAATAATGAATGAAAGTGAAATTTATGGAGTTGTTGAGTAG
- the groL gene encoding chaperonin GroEL (60 kDa chaperone family; promotes refolding of misfolded polypeptides especially under stressful conditions; forms two stacked rings of heptamers to form a barrel-shaped 14mer; ends can be capped by GroES; misfolded proteins enter the barrel where they are refolded when GroES binds), translating to MAAKDVKFSENARVKLLAGVNILADAVKVTLGPKGRNVILDKSFGAPTVTKDGVSVAKEIELEDKFENMGAQMVKEVASQTSDQAGDGTTTATVLAQAIVNEGLKSVAAGMNPMDLKRGIDKAIHAAVEEVKKLSSPCKDSSAIAQVGSISANGDSDVGDIIAEAMDKVGKEGVITVEEGSGIENELDVVEGMQFDRGYLSPYFINNQDKMNVVLEDPFILLFDKKISNIKDLIPLLESVAKAGKALLIIAEDVEGEALATLVVNNMRGIVKVAACKAPGFGDRRKAMLEDIAILTGGKVISEEVGLSLETTTVEDLGSAKKVVLDKENTTIVDGASSQEMISGRVQQIRTQIEETTSDYDREKLQERVAKLAGGVAVIKVGAGSEVEMKEKKARVEDALHSTRAAVEEGVVPGGGVALVRSLQKIGNLKGENEDQQAGINIALRAFEYPLKTIASNAGEESSVVAENVKNSKGNSGFNAATGEYGDMLKMGIIDPAKVTRTALQAAGSVGGMMITTECMVSELPAKETPPAGGMPPGGMPDMGGMM from the coding sequence ATGGCAGCAAAAGACGTAAAATTTAGTGAAAACGCAAGAGTCAAGCTTTTAGCAGGAGTTAATATTCTTGCTGATGCAGTTAAGGTAACACTTGGACCAAAGGGTCGAAATGTAATCTTAGATAAATCATTCGGAGCACCAACAGTTACAAAAGATGGTGTGTCTGTAGCGAAAGAAATAGAACTTGAAGATAAATTTGAAAATATGGGAGCACAAATGGTTAAAGAAGTTGCATCTCAAACAAGTGATCAGGCTGGTGACGGCACTACGACTGCAACTGTTTTAGCTCAAGCAATTGTAAATGAAGGCTTGAAATCTGTTGCCGCAGGAATGAACCCAATGGATTTGAAAAGAGGTATAGATAAAGCAATACATGCTGCGGTTGAAGAAGTAAAAAAATTATCATCACCCTGCAAAGATAGTTCTGCTATAGCGCAGGTGGGTTCAATCTCTGCAAATGGAGATTCTGATGTTGGAGATATAATCGCCGAAGCTATGGATAAAGTTGGAAAAGAGGGTGTAATCACAGTTGAAGAGGGCTCAGGTATAGAAAATGAGCTCGATGTAGTAGAAGGAATGCAGTTTGATAGAGGTTATTTGTCACCGTATTTCATCAATAATCAAGATAAGATGAATGTTGTGTTGGAAGATCCCTTCATTTTATTATTCGATAAGAAAATCTCTAACATAAAAGATTTAATACCATTACTAGAGTCTGTTGCTAAAGCTGGAAAGGCTCTTCTTATTATTGCTGAAGATGTTGAAGGCGAAGCTTTAGCTACACTTGTAGTAAATAATATGAGAGGTATTGTAAAAGTAGCGGCTTGTAAAGCTCCTGGTTTTGGGGATAGAAGAAAAGCTATGTTAGAAGATATTGCAATTTTAACTGGTGGTAAAGTAATTTCAGAAGAAGTTGGTTTATCTTTAGAGACAACTACAGTTGAGGATCTTGGGTCAGCTAAGAAAGTTGTACTTGATAAAGAAAATACAACTATAGTTGATGGAGCAAGTTCACAAGAAATGATTTCTGGAAGAGTTCAACAGATAAGAACTCAAATTGAAGAAACAACCTCTGATTACGATCGTGAAAAACTTCAAGAGAGAGTTGCAAAACTTGCTGGAGGAGTAGCGGTGATAAAAGTAGGAGCAGGATCTGAAGTAGAGATGAAAGAGAAGAAAGCTAGAGTTGAAGATGCTTTACATTCAACAAGAGCTGCTGTTGAAGAGGGAGTAGTTCCAGGCGGTGGTGTGGCATTGGTTAGATCACTACAAAAGATTGGGAATCTGAAGGGCGAGAATGAAGATCAGCAAGCTGGAATTAATATTGCATTAAGAGCATTTGAATATCCTCTCAAAACAATAGCAAGTAATGCTGGAGAAGAATCTTCAGTGGTTGCAGAAAATGTTAAAAATTCGAAAGGTAATAGTGGTTTCAATGCAGCTACAGGTGAATATGGTGATATGCTAAAGATGGGAATTATTGATCCTGCTAAAGTCACAAGAACAGCACTACAAGCTGCTGGCTCTGTAGGCGGAATGATGATTACTACAGAATGTATGGTGTCAGAATTACCAGCTAAAGAAACTCCACCTGCTGGCGGTATGCCTCCTGGAGGAATGCCAGATATGGGTGGAATGATGTAA
- a CDS encoding urate hydroxylase PuuD, with translation MGEYIAYYEYWSQVSRFLHVLFGIAWIGLLYYFNFIGGGYLKQASPEAKKDMLQLHQPNALWYFRWAAMFTFITGLYLLYYVSEIPGAYNVGISLGATMATIMFLNVWLIIWPNQKKVIAGTEDAADAGAKALLASRTNTLFSFPMLYFMIYSAHINNGNDPLLLGDSYGPGWGTLSLWLGAAIILAIELNAVFGKLWRWLESVKAVIHSGLLLTVFFAWLVWYN, from the coding sequence ATGGGAGAATACATTGCATATTACGAATACTGGTCACAAGTAAGTAGATTTTTACATGTTTTATTTGGCATTGCCTGGATAGGTTTGCTTTATTATTTCAATTTTATTGGAGGTGGATATTTAAAACAGGCATCTCCTGAAGCAAAGAAAGATATGCTTCAACTTCATCAGCCAAATGCATTATGGTATTTTAGGTGGGCTGCAATGTTCACATTCATAACTGGGCTGTACCTTTTATATTATGTTTCAGAAATTCCAGGTGCTTATAATGTCGGCATTTCTTTAGGTGCAACAATGGCAACAATAATGTTCTTAAATGTTTGGTTAATCATTTGGCCAAATCAGAAGAAAGTAATTGCAGGAACTGAGGATGCAGCTGATGCAGGTGCAAAGGCATTATTAGCCTCAAGAACTAATACTTTGTTCTCCTTTCCAATGCTTTATTTTATGATTTATTCTGCCCACATCAATAATGGTAACGATCCACTTCTTTTAGGTGATAGTTATGGCCCTGGATGGGGAACTTTATCACTTTGGCTTGGAGCAGCAATAATTTTGGCAATAGAGTTAAATGCTGTATTTGGCAAATTATGGAGATGGCTAGAATCTGTAAAGGCAGTAATACACTCAGGTCTCTTGCTTACAGTATTTTTTGCTTGGCTAGTTTGGTATAACTAA